In a single window of the Streptomyces sp. 846.5 genome:
- a CDS encoding fused response regulator/phosphatase: MSTPVWAAPAGAGIPAQSAVPLPAESYRILLVEDDAGDALLVEELLADTGLTHTLSWTQTMAGALADLAGQTPDCVLLDLHLPDASGVGAIQTLEAACPHTAVIVLTGLAESRTGVQAVANGAQDYLVKGQVTADLLDRVVRYAVHRKQAERANAELRENRIHAQENTRLERGLLPAPLLRDDRVDATMRYLPGRQRALLGGDFLDVVQTGGGADGPDGAAGEGAVHAVIGDVSGHGPDEAALGVCLRITWRALVLAGHRGSELLGLLEQVLVAERPRADMFATCSTVTLDPREHTATVYLAGHHEPLLCADGGARQVEAAHGPALGIVPGGGRWRPTEVSLPDKGALLLYTDGLIEGYRGPGKDRLETAGLVELITRAPEQAADRLLDHLVGTAQTLNAGRHADDLAVLHLGWS; this comes from the coding sequence ATGAGCACTCCGGTATGGGCCGCACCGGCCGGCGCCGGCATCCCGGCCCAGTCCGCTGTCCCGCTCCCGGCTGAGAGCTACCGCATCCTGCTGGTCGAGGACGACGCCGGCGACGCGCTCCTGGTCGAGGAACTGCTCGCGGACACCGGACTGACGCACACCCTGAGCTGGACCCAGACCATGGCCGGCGCCCTGGCCGACCTCGCCGGGCAGACGCCGGACTGCGTGCTGCTGGACCTGCACCTGCCCGACGCCAGCGGCGTGGGCGCCATCCAGACCCTGGAGGCGGCCTGCCCGCACACCGCCGTGATCGTCCTGACCGGGCTGGCCGAATCCCGGACCGGGGTGCAGGCGGTGGCCAACGGCGCCCAGGACTACCTGGTCAAGGGGCAGGTGACCGCGGACCTGCTGGACCGGGTGGTGCGCTACGCGGTGCACCGCAAGCAGGCCGAGCGCGCCAACGCGGAGCTGCGCGAGAACCGGATCCACGCCCAGGAGAACACCCGGCTCGAACGCGGGCTGCTGCCCGCCCCGTTGCTGCGCGACGACCGGGTCGACGCCACCATGCGCTATCTGCCGGGCCGTCAGCGGGCGCTGCTGGGCGGCGACTTCCTGGACGTGGTGCAGACCGGCGGCGGTGCGGATGGCCCTGACGGTGCCGCCGGCGAGGGCGCCGTGCACGCCGTGATCGGCGATGTCAGCGGCCACGGCCCGGACGAGGCCGCGCTCGGCGTCTGCCTGCGGATCACCTGGCGCGCCCTGGTGCTGGCCGGACACCGCGGCAGCGAGCTGCTGGGCCTGCTGGAACAGGTGCTGGTCGCCGAACGCCCGCGCGCCGACATGTTCGCGACCTGCAGCACGGTCACCCTGGACCCCCGGGAGCATACCGCCACCGTCTACCTCGCCGGGCACCACGAGCCGCTGCTCTGCGCCGACGGGGGCGCCCGCCAGGTCGAGGCGGCCCACGGTCCGGCGCTGGGGATCGTGCCCGGGGGCGGCCGCTGGCGGCCCACCGAGGTGTCGCTGCCGGACAAGGGCGCGCTGCTGCTCTACACCGACGGCCTGATCGAGGGCTACCGCGGCCCCGGCAAGGACCGGCTGGAGACCGCCGGTCTGGTCGAACTGATCACCCGTGCCCCGGAACAGGCCGCCGACCGGCTGCTGGACCACCTGGTCGGCACCGCACAGACGCTCAACGCCGGCCGCCACGCGGACGACCTGGCGGTGCTGCACCTCGGCTGGTCGTGA